The region attattattatatgcagGATTCcccccaccaagtttaagcctgatcagacgaagtttgaaatttgaactctccgtcatgacctttgacctcggttgaccttcaTTTTATTTCGCACATATATTTCCCTgatatcaaggattgcacccaccaaattTAAGCCcggtcggacaaagtttgaaacattaaccctccgtgatgacatttgaccttggttgacctcaatctCATTTCACACATAATATATGCCCCGGGTATTATATAAGTATTCCGCCCacaaagtttgagcccgatcggacaaagtttaaaatccacgacctttgaccttgacctccgatgcgACCctcggatattcctcggttccaaatgcaaaatgtttagatttttcacaatgccctccaaataactgatgcgcagttattaacctcattcacaACCGTCGCTTTTATCtcttaattttacaaaataacaaatagccggacagacagacacacccaccccacaccccctGGCAGAAAGGGCAGGTAACTTGTTGGGGGATATTTGACCCATGCTTTCGCCACTGATAAGCTAGCTAAGTTAGTTCTCCATAATAATATGCTTCATGCATGACATCAACATGTTTGTCCCTCATTTCCCTCATGTGGGATATTCAAATacgttattattattttcattttaaaacttttaaacttgGCCCTCGTGTTACGAACTGGCATGAATGGCACTATTAGTTTTTATACATTTTTcgtttttataaatgtattaGCCTAGTATAATATTTTTTAACTTGACGAGGGCGCCTAGTATTGCTAATTATCTGTTGCCTTACCGTTTTCTTCCCGAACtatatggtgttttatttatacgTACATACCAATATAAACcacaatatttaatatttttcatttcaaattcaagCACAAAGTCCACGTATTCATCAATTCCGAGTTGGTAAGGTTATCTTGCTTCCATGTTTGTTCTAACCCTATCAAAATGCCACTATTATCGTACACAGCTGAAATCTACGGAACGGTAGACAAAAGTAATGTGTACATATAGATTGTACGATGGTCCATTGGGAACGCGCCTAGTAAATTTAACGCTTTCAATTGAAAATCAGTACTCACAGTAGAGTCCTTTTGATTGGTGCATGAGCAGCAGTTAGCGTTGGCATAACGGTTGCGATGCTTCATACGCCGTACCACTTGCGCCCGCTCCACATTGTTACTTACAGAGGATACTGGCTGTGTATTGACCATGTGTAAGAGTCGAGTATTTAGAATTCAAtgcatatattttaattatttaccaAAACTCTTTGTTAAACAATATCATCTTTCAGCTGTTCCTTTTTTCAGTTTGAGAAATGAATTTGATGGCCTGAAAATCTGCAATGTTATTTAACCTCTGATTTCAAATGCGTAACATTTGATGCCATCAGGGTTGAAAACTGAATTATAAACTAAGGTTGACTTGAGTTAGGCAAGGTAATACCAAGGATTATTAAAATACAACAATAGTACTTGGGTTGATGCACACCTAGTCACCATTTTAGAAGAATCAAGATGACAGAAGCAGAAAAGGAAAAGGTCAGAATTTTCGATGTTATTTTGCTTGGCAATGCAAACGTGGGTAAGACGTCCATCTTTACGAGATATGACGGCAAGGAATTCGGCAGTCAAGTCAAATCTGGAGTGGAAAGTGTCAAACGTGATTTCAAGGTGGATAGTGGTGGATCAGTGACAGTGAGTATATCCTGGGACAAACAACTGAATGGATGGGATAATTAAAAACGTTATCAGAAACTTTCTGTGCAAAATACTAGTAGTTTGTGGAACTTCATCACCAAATAATCACTAACGAATTTGGTTAAACTCTCTCCCGTCTATTGGTAATAACTCACTCTTGTGTGACTGTGTTTATTGGTATACTTAGCGTTGGCAGAGATTAAATGTAGGTTAACCATGGCTTCCGAATTCAACAGCCTCGTTCGCGCGATAATCGCCTTTTATGCTTTCTccattttgatgtcaaaatttTGTCTTTATTTGATTGCTTTCACTTTTGTCATTAATTTTGTCCGCTTGTTCATATAGCACGTATGCTTGTTCCAAAAGGCactaaaaattttgcaaaaagctAATTTATCTAAAAATACTATCGAgttataattatgaatattatgTTAATATTTCCACACAAACGGAGGACTTGTTCATATATGATTACTGAAATAATGCAGACGTCAATACGCATTTCGGCCCTgataaaatgatctaacttgaaaatcgctgttttgagaaaaagagcttttaagtttgaacacttgacgtttttctttttgaataagataaattattaaacacatctaatatcttagaaaatataaaaatcttattatttgcaaaaattttggctaatttggttgagtaattttgaaataacaaccatTTTTAGGGACATTAAAGAcgcattaatttggtaaaatgatctaccTTGAGATTGTTTTGCCATGTTATCATTAATGTGTGGGGGTTTGTCTGGCGCTCGCTAGAGGGtcttatggatggcggaaaccttcaaaatacgtctaagaatacgcctaagaatacgcctaaccttagacgtctaagatgcaatcttagacgtctaagatacattcttaggcgtctaagatgcgtctaagaaattcgcggtagacttaaatcaacgaatcctagaaatcccaaacaaccaatcatcttaggcgtattgaccatttgaccgtgactagtgatggacggtatcgcaaattcgatcaaaacgtacaacggacgctgtgcgttggagaatatttcgaacaaggGCTGGGTGGCGTGTTGTTAATAAACTCCTTTTCGCTCCATAGCCACccgcgtcaatcccaaagagaaaggggtgatggggtgggagggggatagggtacatgttctcccacctttcggcacagtggcccattgttttgttcttttcaggcggaacaatgcattacataataggcttttttttttttgaacataatctagcagttgatgttgttgttgcaaactgataaaacttgaatttgtttaaatattttgtttttctgatgacttgcagttaatgtatgatttctatttgtgtggctatagtgtaaatgatgatgataatgatgatgatgatgatggtgttgttgttgttgttattgatgatgatgttgatgatgatgatgatgatgatgatgatgatgatgatgatgatgatgatgatgatggataatacaaataatgtcagatgattattagagtcgtggtggtgatgatgatggcagtgatgagggattaaatttagtatgaaattttcacccccctgcactccacccagtcaatgttgttttgatactgagataggaacggactagtattggctccaacattgattgggggaggggttacaagcaatatgaaacattaatgtttgccactcatgttacttgtaatgtttaaacaaagagcacgtgtctatggtgtcaccctgctcacttttcatgtatgttttttcttaacatgtatgctatgactgagccaaaatacacagttaagagacctcgatacctccattcaacaagaaagttaacctgacggtgtagggtatgatgcgtttatatccaatacgttcagaggtcaagttattactgcacacacattataaggtcaaccaactatgtctttataattcgaacagcgtgtgacatattttcgccaagGCCAAAAATCGTCttgtataattgaagagatcagatatgcataatttcagtctgcaaagtgcaagaagacaagaggtcaaattttctatgttaaaaatagaatcatggaggtatataaatatatgctaggcatgtttgttcctctttgttgtttgtgtattaattttcatcatcatcataatcatcatcatcatatcatcatcgtcgtcgtcgtcgtcatcatgcttatcaacattaatacctgactactactagccacaccaaaacagcacaccaaaccaacgaaaataaaatcaaaccaattaatcaattttgctgcaagtcctcatctcagagaaaatcacattggtgataccgtccatcacaaaatatcaatcttagacgtgtaagaattcttaggcgtgtaaaatcttaggcgtctaagatttcattggtcaataattgaatacgcctaagatgattggttgtttgggatttctggtcctgtgattcgttgatttaagtctgcCGCGAagttcttagacgcctaagattgcatcttagacgcctaagattgcatcttagatgCCTAAGAATGcctcttagacgtctaagattgcatcttagacgtctaaggttaggcgtattcttaggtgTATTCttgggcgtattttgaaggtttccgtcATCCATAGGGTCTTGGCTAAtgcggtaaaatgatctaactttgagatagctcattttaccacattaaatacacggaaagtgacaaaaaagtgtcaagataggttctgctattttcaaaatgaagcatggtggtgatttgaggatgtcaccaatggaaagagcaccctcacattatccaagatatggatttatctcaaaatgtcccaaTTTCAAGTTAGCTTCGTTCTACCAAACCAGGGCCGATTTACATTTGAGGTTCAACTCTCTAACAGATTAAATTGCACGATACGGCTGGGATGGAGAGAATGCGGTCAATCACACGTAGCTATTACCAACATACCCATGCCGCTATTCTTGTATATGCTGTAGACGATATTCAATCCTATAGGGACCTTATTGAATGGGAAAATGACTTACGTGAATATGAAACCACAAAAACATCGGGTAAgttcaattaatttttttatccaTCATTTGTTAATTGAGAAGAATAATGACGTTTAATTCTCGTTGCGCCACCTCGGCCGAAAATCACAATACATCACTTAGACTCGCGGATATGAGTCTTTTGGTATTATGAAAAGAGTTAATGATTTtgacagacgatggtggactacattattcaatgtggcaacagccaaaagcgtaaacaaaacagacaatatgacggcaacactgcctgcacgatggacgcaattatttttttagAACCAAGAGGcgatttagctctattggccgggtggccccattacagaaaaaaaaagcacaaaatatatttcccagtgcaatatatacattttcacttgaaaataaataattttaaattcaaagaaaaaagaagaagaaaaatttttaaTCACCGCCGGGGAGGAGAATCGATCTCGGACCTTATGCGTGGGAGGCGAGCTTAGTAACCACTACACTACGTATTCTCATTGACAAAcgtaggggaaattttcagtatatatcgtaacatatcgtgcgttattcatacaaaaaaaaatataaaaaacagtacttacaatgaggttcactggcgaacctcaacggatttagactgataaaatagtgcttaataacatacgtacagttttggaataatttgagacatttttgtgtttacgtgtaaaaccaatgacaacgtcaaaattgagccaatcttggccggccccccctggatTTTGAGATGCAGTGCTTAAGGAGGCCTCTATAAGTGACATGAAAAGACAGGAAACAAATGCCTGTATCCTAGCAAAAACATGTACAAGCTTTAACCATTAGAAATACTGTAATGGAAAGGAGTTCAAATACACTGGCCATATTTTCAGGAAATCTCGAGGAGCAAAGAAACTTTTTTTACGCAAGATCCGGAAGGAAGGtgtggaaggggacgtccatcgacatcttggactaatgacgtaaTGCCGGTTTCTAACCAAGGATTGCATGGTGCGATGCACTTGGAATCAGATCGATCTCGATGAATAAATGAGGAATGGTAGGACCCAGTAGCGCCTTCAGTGTACTATTAACTAAATCAGACCCCATCCCATGTTATAGGGAGTTCGGTTTCATAGATGAACACTGCTTTGAACATGTTATTTCCATTCTAGTTTTCAGGTTCCTAGTAGGCAATAAAACAGATCTTGATATGGACACCCGCATTGACACACAAATCCAAGGTGATATAGAAGCATTTTGCCGAGAACATAATGTAAACCAATGTTTCATGACATCAGCAAAGACAGGTAGGTAAAGTGCTAAATCTGATCTGAGTAAATACCTTATTGCCATGTTTAAACAATTAGGTTTTAAGAATTTTTGCGAAAATCGTCACAACATCCATTAGCAAAATGGGAAGACTATCAGTTTTTTAGACCGTGAGCAGCATTGGTTTGAGCGCGGTGTGAAAGAGGCTATCTGGGTGAGATCGgagcaaccatctctcaaccgtgGAGGAGGCCTCCGGGCCAAGCTGTCACACGGCTGGgaccgaatcataaaggacattcctcgtcgcttgtcatcaataccgaaagtgtccggtactcaaggtcatttgcatcacaacccagctgaagactgaaggtttaaGTCGCAACGTTGGTTCGTCTGTTAAAAATAGATATGTATGTttaccagatttaaattaaatcttaacatCCATTAGCAACTTGTAATATAATgattattagcatgattaggcgaTGTCAAAAAATGGCAAATTGTGTTCGTTCAATTGGCCATTCGAGTGTAGGAAGTATATGTAACATAGAATGCTGGTTATTCAGTCctctgattaataataacatgataTGCATATACTATACTTCTACAAAATTGGCACCTTAATTGGCATTTAATCAGTCAGCATGTCCGTAGATTTCTCttttatcatactgcagttataACTGCTCATTttcatatacacaatacacagtgctctcaccattgacgcgtgacctctacagacagtgtatgttagaggccattgcctagttaacgtcattgTGTgtaaaataaccagccaatattgtttgtactctctgaaattctagaaaatatagttttacaATATGTCctaaaattttagctaattttgatatttggactttggtgtttttgaaaggaagggcacggcatgccTGCAAAATTCCGTGTGTAAAtccaatgcaacttttagtgactaccactcacttgtagaccgctctcttctgaagggcattaaagctaaaccacttaaAGTCAATCACGAATAATGTAGTCCTATACAttattacatgtaggctacaaactgagtaggtggggcatctgcaaatattCTTacttccctgatatgtaaatgacagataatagcaaaacagctcccatatctggcCATAACTTCAGTGCAGCGTCAGTGCggcgagccaggggatttcaagtgggtgattattgattggcaagtgccatatttgggcataagtgcggtccaccattcaatgtgaaggatagactagactttatcgattgatttggcTGGAGTAATTtcatgttaaccaggtttaagtactgcaaaggtcgaatcatatTTGCTGTGCAGCATAGGTCATTGCATACTATTATTTTCATCGATTGGAACAACAACTAGAACTTTGCCATACTTAATTGGTAATCCgctgcattccatagtggcgtatagtgatttttggtcattttgttttTCGAAAATGTCAGACCTATACGCcacatgtcatagtgacgtatcagATAATAATCATATCAGCTAGCAACGCCTGGGAAATACACGCTATTAAGATCAATATTATACTGTATTATACTTTTTGGCAGCTGTGAATATATATGAGCCCAGTCATGCATGAAAGCATTGTTGGGTTCAAGTTCTCAGTCAGTATCGGTATGGTAGTTGTGCCAAGACTCATTTTACAATGTAATCTGATAATTATTTTTGGAAGATATAAGGCCAAATGTTTACGTGTCATAACACTGAGTATACTCTCAGTCATCAGGGTTTTTGGTTGAAttttttggttgacataaattaattttatGATTTATCACAAACGTGTTATGATGCCAAAAATGCTATcaacacactcatagaaattgttcgttggcattactcagtaagttgatgtaagtctttgcgtcaactttccgattaatgccaacgcgtacaattttgagtaacgcgcttactttattgagttgttacaactcagaaaatgaaactagcctaggttagcataattttctagaggtgtgctatagtatacaaaattttgcactgattacaaaaataaatatttgaatactgctaattgtgcagaaaatgatccaattacgtgaattaagtaccaaattggaataactcaaaacaataagtaccagtaacttaatatgaacgagttacatcaacatGTTGAGTTACCAttactcaactaattggttctttgaaccttgtttatttttccaagttccctgaacttgaattcagaaagttggcattacttaaaaagttgacgcagcgacttacatcaacttttaagtaatgccaacaaagttaattagttgacggaactttttgagctttttcagcatttttaagttcggataactaaatgaattttgttttggcaacttttacactatttttgagttgtccaaactgactccttttgaattgtgccttcaaggcgaacaagtcatttctatgagtgcatgGATGGAGATTGCGACCATATTTGTACAGAAATGCTACCtaataattaagttattttagtGAAAATACATATTTGGTTAATACAATTGTGTCATTTATTTAGGTGATGGTATCGAGGATGTTTTCAAGCATATAGCAAATCGTTTGGCCCCAACCACTCATAGGAGATGGAGTACAGCCAACACTGATACGGTGGATCTGGGATTACAGACAAAAACGTACATTACCGATTCGTCATCATGCCGTTGTTAGGTATGAACGATGGCAGGTACTCAACATACATACTGACTATATATTCGTTACTACGCATGACACACAAGTGAAATTGTATAGGTTACATAAAAGGGATCGCAACTTCGCAAGACTTGATATTTTCGTTTTCTGCCCcatgtgcctatttttttccGGGAGGTAGAAAATGCCCAATACTTTCATTTCGATATATTATCGGCCTTAACTTAAAAAACCGGAAGATctaataattatgattattagcttccttgactcatttccattAAAAATCAATGTATCTATATTAAGTACTGCTGGAAAATATACAGCTCCTGCCAGCCCGCTCCTCTTATAAcatgaaaattaaacaaaactaATTAACACTGTTGAAAACACTGTTGAAATTTTTCAACATCTAATAACACAATACCGAACTAGCCTGATTGAGGCGACGATAAAGTAAATGTAAGTCTTTGTGAAGCTAGCCACTTACACAACATCTATGAAGCTATTAAAACCACAACAGTTTTCAAAAATACACTTTCTATTATACTTTTCTTTCCCTCCTCATGGTATCACACTAATGCAGATTAATGAATCAACCCATCCCAAGAGACTAAAGAGAATTGGCTTATTATACACTCTTTGTTGGTCACCACAACAACATTCTAAAATTGTTGTCAACTCTTTGATAatatttgtttaaatgttttgcatatagttttcacaaatgtgtttggaacgttataaaaacgttttatatccacAACCCCCATCCAACACAAAACATCATTCGCAGAAGGTTAGAAAagtttgccagaaaacgtttaaatgtcggattctataaagggcatattaaaggtataaaacgttttcaacttGTACGAGGGTTGTTGGGTAGTTATACTATTCCATGTACAATGAGCCGTTCGTTTTATGCTTATATTATATATTTGTAAAATAAAGGCTTTTCAATTTTTGTGTCGCGTATCTTTAGTTTAAACttaaaaaggttagaaaaggttgccaggaaacgtttaaatgtccggttatataaaggacatattttaATACCcttaaaagggtataaaacgttttcataacattcaaaaacatttgttgataacctacatgtactgcaaatattctaacataatgttatttaataatgaagaaggaggtggcctatatgcttcaccctggcagggcgtaagacaatgcgaaacacaaattaatatatgcgaggatcggaaataaacgatgcaagcccgagaaattataatttaaatggcgtgattggggctcgagcaaactggcatatgaaaatattgagagaaaaaatcaggactcagcggggattgaaccccggtcgctggattaccggtccagagcttttaccactgtacaacctgagttcacagttggtactcaggcaatctcaacttaagtccccatgataactctctcattgtgtctcagcggccaattatatatcaaataatgaagaaggaggtggcctatatgcttcaccctggcagggcgtaagacaatgcgaaacacaaattaatatatgcgaggatcggaaataaacgatgcaagcccgagaaattataatttacatggcgtgattggggctcgagcaaactggcatatgaaaatattgagtgAGAAagaaatcaggactcagcggggattgaaccccggtcgctggattaccggtccagagcttttaccactgtacaacctgagttcacagttggtactcgggcaatctcaacttaagtccccatgataactctctcattgtgtctcagcggccaattatatatcaaataatgaagaaggaggtggcctatatgcttcaccctggcagggcgtaagccaatgcgaaacacaaattaatatatgcgaggatcggaaataaacgaagcaagcccgagaaattataatttaaatggcgtgattggggctcgagcaaactggcatatgaaaatattgagagagaaaaatcaggactcagcggggattgaaccccggtcgctggattaccggtccagagcttttaccactgtacaacctgagttcacagttggtactcgggcaatctcaacttaagtccccatgataactctctcattgtgtatcagcggccaattatatattaaataatgaagaaggaggtggcctatatgcttcaccctggcagggcgtaagacaatgcgaaacacaaattaatatatgcgaggatcggaaataaacgatgcaagcccgagaaattataatttaaatggcgtgattggggctcgagcaaactggcatatgaaaatattgagagagaaaaatcaggactcagcggggattgaaccccggtcgctggattaccggtccagagcttttaccactgtacaacctgagttcacagttggtactcagggcaatctcaacttaagtccccatgataactctctcattgtgtctcagcggccaattatatattaaataatgacgaAGGAGGTGGCCATAATGCTATTTAtatgttatttatgtatttaaaaaatatttagcaaaacaatAACTCGTTTATAatgctttaaaaacatttttgcgtTTGCTGAGTTTAAGTATACTGTAAACCAATTCTGTTTTTGCCtgtattttgtaatttgtaattaatgaaaacaataaaacaatgcTAACAAATGCAAGCAATAAAATATGAAATGGTCATGTTGAAACACCACGCAGGTGACAATTTCAAATACATGTGCTTGCGTTGCTCTTTTGTTATTGTAAAACATCGGTGAACTTGTACGAGGGTTGTTGGGTACTTAGGCTATTCGATGTACGATGAGCCGTTCGTTTTACACTTGTACTATTTGTACGGCTTAAAATAAAGAGCTTTTCAATGTTTGTGTCGCGTATCTTTAGTTTA is a window of Amphiura filiformis chromosome 2, Afil_fr2py, whole genome shotgun sequence DNA encoding:
- the LOC140144974 gene encoding ras-related protein Rab-9A-like, which encodes MRSITRSYYQHTHAAILVYAVDDIQSYRDLIEWENDLREYETTKTSVFRFLVGNKTDLDMDTRIDTQIQGDIEAFCREHNVNQCFMTSAKTGDGIEDVFKHIANRLAPTTHRRWSTANTDTVDLGLQTKTYITDSSSCRC